The genomic region GTCATCGTCACCGGCAAGATGCTGGCCGAGTTCGAGCTCGACCCGTCGATGCCGCAGCGTGCAGAGGGCCAGGACACCGGCCACCATCACGGCGGGAACGACCGCGACACCAGCGTCGGCAGCCAGGACCCCGCACCCGACGACCGCGTGGTTGCGTCCGACGAAGGCGGCGCGATCCGCGATGACGGCGAGCCGGCGGCGAAGAGCAATGCGGAACGGGCCGACAGCGGCACCGTGGTCGGTGCGATGCAGTCCTCCGACACCGTGCACAGCGAACAGGCCAGCAATGCCGGCGGGGTCAAGGCGATGCCGGCGGTGCGGGCGATGGCGCGCAAGCTCAAGGTCGATATCGCCCGGGTGCGCGGCACCGGTGCCGACGGCGTGGTGACCATGGCCGACGTCAAGCGGGCCGCGGCCGATCCGTCCGCCTTGCTCCCTTCTTCTGGCGGCGACAGAGGGGCCGGCGGTGAGGGGGCTACGGCAGCCCAACCCTCACCCCAACCCCTCTCCCGCGAGCAGGAGAGGGGCTCGACTGCACAACGCACGACCCTGTCGCAGTCCGGCCGGCCGATGCGCACCCAGCCACCGGGCGTCGCCGCCAGCGGCCAGCCCGAGCAGCTCAAGGGCGTGCGCCGCAACATGGCCCGGGTCATGGCCGATGCGCACAGCAAGGTGGTGCCGACCACCCTCGCCGACGACGCCGACATCCATGCATGGACGCCCGGCAACGACATCACCGTGCGCCTGATCCGCGCGATAGTGACTGCCTGCAAGGCGGTGCCGGCGCTCAATGCCTGGTTCGATGGCGACAATCTGGTCCGCACCTTGCACCCGCACGTCGACATCGGCATCGCGGTCGATACCGACGACGGCCTGTTCGTCCCCGCGCTGCGCAACGCCGACGTGCTCGACGCGCGCGGCGTGCGCGAAGCGGTCAACCGGCTGCGCACGCAGGTCGAGGCGCGCAGCATCCCGGCCTCGGAGCTGACCGGCTACACGATCTCGCTGTCGAACTTCGGCATGTTCGCCGGCCGCTACGCCACCCCGGTGGTGGTGCCGCCGTGCGTGGCGATCGTCGCCGCCGGCCGCGGCCGCCACCAGGTGATGCCGGTGATGGGCGGCTTCGAATCGCACAAGGTCATCCCGCTGTCGCTGACCTTCGACCACCGTGCCTGCACCGGCGGTGAGGCCGCGCGCTTCCTGCGCGCGATGATCGACGACCTGGCATTGCCCGGCTGAGTGCCGGGGGACCGGAATGACCGTGCAGAGACGCCCGCGCTGACGCGGGCGTCTCCATTTATGACAGAGATTTACCTTGCTGGAATAATAAATTGCATAACCAGTCACAGAATAACCGCACGTAACCATTAGCTTGAGCTGGCGCCGACCCATCGCGCATTGTCGCCGGGAGGACAGGGGGCCCGGTATCCATGGACCATTCCTGCAATGGAGAGGAACAAGCTAATGACTCCAGTCAAACGTTTGCAGCTCCGCCTGTCGTCACTCGTCCTGCTCGGCGTGTTCGTCACCGCTGCGCAGGCCGCTCCCAACTTCCAGTTGCCGGTTTGCGGCAAGAGCAGCACGCAATGGCGGGTTAGCAACTGGAAAGGCCACAACCCGGCACGCGCGGCCGATCTCAACTGGGGATCCGGGGACGCCGATCTAGGCAAGCCCGTCGCAGCGGCGGCGGCCGGTACCGTGATCAAGGCGGCCTATGACACCAATACCGGCTACGGCAACAACATCGTCATCGACCACGGCAACGGCTGGCGGACACGGTATGCGCACCTGCGCTCGATGGCCGTCTCGAAGGGGCAGACGGTAAAGCGTGGCCAGAGGATCGGCGCGGTCGGCAAGAGCAGCGCGAAATACACGTTCCCGGCACATCTGCACTACGAACAGATCTACAACGGCACCGTGCGCGACCCCATCATCAACGGCGTGACGGTTGCCTACGGTACCGTCAGATACTTCTCCGCCGGGGACTGCAACACCGGCACCAGCACGGCGACCGGCACGGTCAAGACCAACGGCGCCAACCTCAACGTGCGGTCGGGCCCGAGCACCAGTTATTCGGTCGTCGGCAGCCTCGCCAACGGCACCAAGGTGACGATCTACTGCCAGAAGAGCGGCCAGTCGATCACCGGCTACTACGGCACCAGTTCGATCTGGAACCGAATCGGCAGCGGCAAGTGGATTCCGGATGCCTACACCTACACCGGGTCAAGCGGCTTCGTCGCTCCCAAGTGCTGATGTTCCCCATCGTGGCGCCGGTGCAGATCGGCGCCACGGCATCCGGACCCGTCGACCAGCACGTTGGCGAGTCCTGCATCATCCAGGCATGGCAGGACAGGTGTAACCGCAGATGATTCGATTGCGCACGGGTATCGCCATATTCGGCGCCATCGTCATCGGTGGCGCGATGCTCGCATGGTCTTCGATATCGCGTCGGGACGATGCGCCATCCCCGCAGATGGCGGAAAAACCGGGGCCACGGGCGGCGGGCACGATGCCGGACTCCCGCAATCGCATCCTCCCGCCCGGCTCGCGGACCGTGAGCGACGACCTCGATGGCGAGGTCGGGCGAGCACTGCGCGATCCGGCCTACCTGCAGAAGCTGCTGGCGATGTACGCATCCGAAACCGATCTCGACACCAAGGGCGCGCTGCTGGCTGTCCTGCACGGTGCCGCGAACGGCAACGAGGAGATCCTGCGCTTCGCCCTCGGCCTGTCCGACAGCGCGGACCCGGCCAGACGACAGGACGGTCTGGCGCTGCTGGAGGCCTATCCGCTGGACAACGCGGAAGTGCGAGAGCTGCTCACCCGCCAGATCAGCGAGGAGAACGACCCGGCCATGCTGGGCCGGCTGGTCGGGATGCTGCAAGCCGCCGTGGTACCGATCGAGGACGCAGCCCCGGTCGCCGAGCAACTGACCCGCCTGCGCCAGCACCCGGACCCGGAGGTCCGCGCTGCCAGCCTCATGCAGTCGGTCTCGTGGGACAAGGGCGGCAATCTCGAGGACATCCTCCACCAGGCCATCCTCGATTCCGCGCCACAGGTACGGCAAGCGGCGATCGGTGGCGTGACCGCGGCCGGCGTGCGCTCCGACCGGCTCAAGGACGCCCTGCTCGAGATCGCCGCCAATCCCGGCTCCGGTGACGATGAACGGTTTGCGGCAGTGCTTGCCCTGCAGGACTTCCCGCTCGATCGCGCGGAATACGCGATCTATCTGCAGGCGGCCCGGATGGACACCCACGACGACCAGGACGGGCACGATCACTGACTTTTCGTCCCTGCGGCATCGCCATCGACGGCGGTGCCACAATCGTGGCCTGCCCACGAATGGAGCAACGCC from Lysobacter alkalisoli harbors:
- a CDS encoding M23 family metallopeptidase, whose translation is MTPVKRLQLRLSSLVLLGVFVTAAQAAPNFQLPVCGKSSTQWRVSNWKGHNPARAADLNWGSGDADLGKPVAAAAAGTVIKAAYDTNTGYGNNIVIDHGNGWRTRYAHLRSMAVSKGQTVKRGQRIGAVGKSSAKYTFPAHLHYEQIYNGTVRDPIINGVTVAYGTVRYFSAGDCNTGTSTATGTVKTNGANLNVRSGPSTSYSVVGSLANGTKVTIYCQKSGQSITGYYGTSSIWNRIGSGKWIPDAYTYTGSSGFVAPKC
- a CDS encoding dihydrolipoamide acetyltransferase family protein, which encodes MSDKKTFLLPDLGEGLPDATIVEWFVKPGDTIRLDDNLVSMETAKAVVEVPSPVSGKVLKLAGEAGDVIVTGKMLAEFELDPSMPQRAEGQDTGHHHGGNDRDTSVGSQDPAPDDRVVASDEGGAIRDDGEPAAKSNAERADSGTVVGAMQSSDTVHSEQASNAGGVKAMPAVRAMARKLKVDIARVRGTGADGVVTMADVKRAAADPSALLPSSGGDRGAGGEGATAAQPSPQPLSREQERGSTAQRTTLSQSGRPMRTQPPGVAASGQPEQLKGVRRNMARVMADAHSKVVPTTLADDADIHAWTPGNDITVRLIRAIVTACKAVPALNAWFDGDNLVRTLHPHVDIGIAVDTDDGLFVPALRNADVLDARGVREAVNRLRTQVEARSIPASELTGYTISLSNFGMFAGRYATPVVVPPCVAIVAAGRGRHQVMPVMGGFESHKVIPLSLTFDHRACTGGEAARFLRAMIDDLALPG